The nucleotide window AGAGCAAGGGCATGCAGAAGGTGTGCGCGAGGGTTTACGTGAGGGTTTGCAGCAAGGCCAATCTACGTTATTAAAAACTTTGCTAGAAAATAAATTTGGCGTGTTGACTAAGCCGTATCAGCAACGGCTGGATAAAGCCGATGTAAATACTTTGCAGCAGTGGGGTAAACGCATCCTCACCGCTCAAACGCTCGATGAAATTTTTTAAAATGCTTCGTTTGGCGCATCTGTTGCCAAGATGGTGGAAATGATGCAAGTCAGGAGGCACATGAAGTTTTTTAATCAGAGCCCATTAATCGCAGATAGCGTAAATGTTCATAATACTTCGCTAAAGCGCGAAGTGATTGGATAACGCCAGTCGCGCCCAAAGGCGCGCGCAGTAACGCGCAGGCCGATCGGCGCTTGACGCCGTTTGTATTCGTTTTGTTTAATCAACTGTGTGATGCGCGCAACGTCTGTTGGCTCAAATCCAGCCGCCACAATGTCAGCACCTGAACGGCCTGCTTCCATATATTGCTGCATAATCGCGTCTAAAATTTCGTAAGGCGGCAGACTATCTTGATCAATCTGATTCGGACGCAACTCAGCAGAAGGCGCACGCGTTAGAATCCGCTCCGGGATAATTTGCTTAAATGCAAAAGCATCGCTGGCATTCCGGTAATGGCAAAGCCGATAGACTAAAGTCTTGGCGATATCTTTAAGTACAGCGAAGCCACCCGCCATATCGCCATATAATGTACAGTACCCTACAGCCATTTCACTCTTATTACCTGTAGTGAGCACAATCGAGCCTAATTTATTTGACAGCGCCATCAATAAGGTGCCACGAATACGAGCCTGAATATTTTCTTCTGTCGTATCTGCGGCCAACCCATCAAATACCTGAGCAAGCGATAAACGAAACGCATCAAATGCGGGAGTGATTGCAATTTCGTCGTATTGAACTTTAAGACAACCCGCCATCTCACGCGCATCAATCACTGAAATTTCGGCCGTATAGGGTGATGGCATCATGACTGCACGAACACGTTCTGGCCCAAGCGCATCGCATGCAATAGCCAATACCAGCGCCGAATCGACACCGCCTGAGAGTCCAATCAGCACACCCGGGAAACCGTTTTTCTCTACATAATCACGCACACCCAGTACTAAAGCGGCATAAACTTGCGCCTCGAGAGAACATTCCGGCGCTATTTTGCTAGGTTGCGGCGTGACTCCATCAAACTCGACCAACGCAACGCCCGCCTCAAATTGCGGCATCCGGGCAACACATTCCGCTTGCGCATTACAAACAAAAGAACCCCCATCAAACACCAGCTCATCTTGCGCCCCAACGTAGTTTACGTAAACCATTGGCAACCCGCTTTCACGGATGCGCGCACGCACTATTTCTAAGCGCAAATTATCTTTGCCAAGGTGATAGGGTGAACCATTTGGAACCAGCACAATCTGTGCGCCTGCCGCTTTGGCTTTTTGTACTGCGGTCGGATACCAAATATCTTCACAAATCAAGACGGCGCAGCGTATACCCTCTAGTTCAAAAACGTAAGGCTTTGGGTCTGTCGCAAAATAGCGTCTTTCGTCAAACACCTCGGTATTGGGCAACTCTTGTTTGAAGTACGTGCCAAGCACGTGACCGTCTCGTAAAACCGAGGCAGCATTAAATGTATCCGTTGGTGGCACATTGGATTTAAGTGGCCGATTTTGATGCGCATTGATCCGATAAGGATGGCCTACTACGACGTGCAGTCCTTCGAAAACGCTTAACTCAGAGGCAAGTTGCGTTAGAGCCGCTGCGCTAGCGACGTAAAATGATGGACGCAACAATAAATCTTCAGGCGGGTAGCCAGATAGGGCTAACTCTGGCATGACGACTAAACGAGCGCCCTGTTGATAAGCAGCACGCGCAGCCGCAACCATGATTTTTAGATTACCAACGAAATCACCAACCGTTACATTGATTTGAGCAAGGGCAATACGCATTTTTATTTTTATCTAGAATAGACTCTCTCGTCTTACTCGCTCACCGATTGATCCCTTGCGGATTAGCTTGCATTCCGTTTTACTTTGGCACATCTTGACCTGGTGCGGACGCATCTACCGGGGGCAAAGCTGCTTTGCCCGCATTTGTGCCAACAGATGCAGGTGCCGGCGTAATTACACCTTCCAATACACCCGCTGAAGATTGAGGCTTATGCGAGCCAATAAAAGTCAAACTAAGCGTAGCGATAAAGAAAATGACCGCCAATATTGCCGTTGTGCGAGATAAAAAATTTGCCGCGCCGGTTGCGCCAAAAAGGCTGCCGGATGAACCGCTACCAAAGGCTGCGCCCATATCAGCACCCTTACCGTGCTGCAACAACACTAAACCAATAATTCCAAGTGCAGATAAGAATTGCGCAACGAAAATCAAATTTTTTAACACCAGCATGGATTCACCTTAACCTATAAAACATATTCAGAAATGATTGCGAGCGCTTAGGCTTGCGCTGCTTTGCAAATCGCAAAGAAATCTTCAGCTTGCAACGAAGCGCCCCCCACTAAGCCCCCATCCACGCCTGGCTCAGCCAATAGTGCACGGGCATTGTCCGGCTTCATACTCCCTCCATACAGCACCGTAACGTGAGCCAGCTTCGCATCCACTGCAGCCAATACACGGCGCAAAAACAGATGTACTGAAGAGACCTCTTGCACGCTTGCGCTCTTGCCCGTGCCAATCGCCCAAACCGGCTCATAGGCAAGCACCATGCGCTCTGCTTGGGCCACTGTCAGCGCCGTCAGTACCGCCTGTAACTGCTGGCCAAGCACTTGCTCAGTTTGTCCAGCTTCACGTTCAGCCAAGGTTTCACCCACGCAAATAATTGGCGTCAAACCAACCTCAAGCGCGCGCTTTGCCTTAAGCACCACGTGTTGGTTACTTTCTTGATGATATAAACGTCGCTCTGAATGCCCAACAATCACCCAACGCGCGCCAAATTCGGCAACCATTGAGCCTGCCACTTCGCCCGTATAAGCGCCTGATAGATGCAGCGAAAGATCTTGCGCCCCCCATGTAACACAGCTCTGCTGCAACAGGGTTTGCGCCTGAGCCAGGTATGGAAATGGCACACATACCGCAGTCCGCACAGAGGCATCAAGTTTAGCCGCACCCGCCGCAAGTGCATTGAATAGAAGCGCATTTCCAGCCAACCTGCCATGCATCTTCCAATTACCGACAATAAGTTTGTTCTTAGATTCTAAAAGTTCCATCTATATAATGATAACATTTGTGATGACTTTAAGCTTATAAGATCAGAACAGATATTAAAGGCCGGGGGAAATAACAAGGCACCAATACTTACGGCACCGCAAACTGAAGTGGGGGCAAATAACACTAATGCAGCGCTTGAAGATGAAGGCGGAGTCTTTTTGAAAGATAACCTTTACCCGCATAAAGTGGGCCAAAACTGGACCAGCCTTAGGCGCATTCAATCAATGGGTCAAAGGAACGCCTCTAGAATCATGGGAGCAGCGCCATGTCGACGAGATCGCAAGCAAGCTGATGGAGGCGACAGCTCAACAAATGCGCATCCATTATGCGCGATTGTGCCGACTGAGACAGTAAGCATCTCAATTCGCCGTGCGAGCGGCTCCCCGAAAAAGCGTTGGCGCACTAAAAGTTAACAAAAATCATGCGATAAATAGGTCAGCTCTTATCTTGTGTGATTCATCGACATCGTTTCAATTAAAATCGAAGGATGGATAGAGAAATAGCAAAGCGATTACGTTGGGTAAACTGAGGTTATTCCTAAATCCAACCTCACCATGCCAGCATAATTTTGCCAATATGCCGCCCCTCTTCCATCCAGGCGTGCGCACTTGCTGCCTCTGTCATTGGAAAAACACGGTCGATGACAGGACGAATTTTACCCGCTTCTAATAACGGCCAAACACGTTCTTTCAGCTGCGCTGCAATGTGCGCTTTAAAATGGGTGGAGCGTGCGCGTAAGGTTGAACCCGTGAGCGTCAAGCGTTTCGTTAGTATCTCAGCCAGATTGAGATTGGCCTTAGCGCCGCCTAAAAATGCAATCAAGGCCAGTCGGCCATCTTGCGCCAAGGCTTTTAATTCGCGCGCAATGTAATCGCCGCCGACCATATCAAGAATCACGTCAACGCCTCGTCCATCTGTTAGCGCAGCGGTAACAGCCACAAAATCCTCGGTTTTGTAATTGATCGCCCGTTCTGCGCCAAGGCTTTCACAAGCAAGACATTTAGCCGCGCTACCTGCTGTCGCGAAGACGCGGTGACCTAACGCATGCGCGAGTTGAATCGCCGCGACGCCAATGCCGCTTGAACCGCCCTGCACCAATAACGTTTCATCTTGCCCGCGCTCAGTTGCGCCGAGCTGCGCGCGGTCAAATAGATTACTCCAAACCGTGAAGTAAGTTTCAGGCAGTGAAGCAGCCTCAAGTTCTGACCATCCAGCAGGCACCGGCAAACATTGCGCAAGAGGAGCGGCAGCAAATTCAGCATAGCCGCCGCCTTGCAGTAAAGCGCAAACACGGTCGCCTTTTTTAAGCCGCCAGCGATTATCTGCATGCTGCCAATCGCCCTCTACAAGCTCACCGGCAACCTCTAAGCCAGGCAGCACAGAAGCGCCCGGCGGCGGCGCATAATGACCGACACGCTGCAGCAGATCTGGGCGATTGACCCCAGCTGCGCTCACCCGAATCAATCCTTCGCCAGGCTGCAGAACAGGCCGCTTATACGCTACCGGTTGCAATACCTGTGGCGCGCCGTAAGCGGTAATGGCGATGGCCTGCATAGCGAGAAAAACTACGCTTAACGGATCGGGTCCATCGGCTCTAAGGTTGGGCTTGCGTGTTCCATGACCGGATTTCTGTCATTGATCACAGCTTTGGCAGACAGTCGCACCCGACCTTTTTCATCGGTTTGGATCACTTTGACTTCTACCACTTGCCCTTCCTTCAAGTGATCGCTCACCTCTTTAATCCGTTCGTTAGCGATTTCTGAAATATGCAGCAGACCATCACGTCCTGGCAAAATATTAACAATCGCACCGAAATCAAGCAACTTAAGCACCGTGCCTTCATAGACTTGGCCGACGGTAACATCTACCGTGATATTTTCAATGCGGCGCTTAGCCTCAGCAATGCCTTCGCTGTTGGCGCTCGCAATCGTGACCACCCCATCTTCGGAAATATCAATGGTAGTGCCCGTTTCTTCAGTGAGGGCCCGAATCACCGAGCCACCTTTACCGATGACATCACGAATCTTGTCTGGATTGATCTTAAGCGTAACCATGCGCGGCGCAAATGACGATAATTCAGTACGCGCGCCAGACACCGCTCCTTTCATCTCGCCTAAGATATGCAAACGCCCTTCTTTGGCTTGGGCTAACGCAACTTGCATGATTTCTTTGGTAATGCCAGCAATCTTGATATCCATCTGCAATGCAGTAATACCCGCTTCCGTGCCAGCCACTTTGAAATCCATGTCGCCTAGATGATCTTCATCGCCTAAGATATCCGTCAGCACAGCGAAACGATTCGCCTCTAAGATCAGACCCATCGCAATGCCGGCTACATGCGTCTTAAGAGGCACACCCGCATCCATCAGCGCCAGGCTGCCGCCGCACACAGAGGCCATGGACGATGAACCATTCGATTCAGTAATTTCGGAAACCACGCGAATGGTATAGCCAAACTCTTTTTCGTCAGGCAAACAAGCTATCAACGCGCGTTTAGCCAGCCGGCCGTGACCAATTTCGCGCCGTTTTGGGGTTCCTACCCGACCCGTCTCGCCCGTCGCAAAAGGTGGCATATTGTAATGCAGCATGAAGCGGTCGCGGTATTCGCCCGTAATCGCATCGATCATCTGTTCATCATTCTTGGTGCCCAGCGTAGCAACCACTAACGCCTGTGTCTCGCCGCGTGTAAAAAGAGCAGAACCATGAGTCCGTGGCAAAACCCCGGTGCGGATTGAAATCGGACGCACCGTGCGCGTATCCCGCCCGTCAATGCGCGGCTCACCTGAAAGGATTTGCCCCCGCACAATTTGCGCTTCAAGCTCAAATAAAATATGGCCAATCGCAACCTCATCTGGCGCACTCATGCCTGCTGCGAGCGCCTCTTCTACAAGCTGTTGATTCACCTCTTTATAGATCGCCTGCACACGCTCACTACGCAGCGATTTTTGACGGATCTGATAAGCCGCTTGCAAAGGGTTCAACGCAAGCGCGCTAACTCGGTTAGATAATACCTCGTTTTTCGGCGCAGCTTGCCAATCCCATTCCGGTTGACCGCCTTCACGCACTAGATCATAGATCGCATCGATTGCCGTTTGCATCTGTTCGTGACCAAACATCACAGCGCCTAACATAACCTCTTCAGACAATTGATCCGCTTCTGATTCAACCATCAATACCGCTCGCTCAGTCCCTGCTACAACAAGCTCAAGCTGAGAAGTTTTGAGCTCACTGAAACTCGGATTAAGCACATATTGACCCTCAATCAAGGCAACGCGCGCAGCCCCCACCGGACCATTAAATGGAATTCCAGAGATAGCCAACGCAGCCGACGCGCCCAGCAGAGCGGGAATGTCTGTTGGCACTTCTGGGTTGACTGACAACACGTGCACTACAACTTGTACTTCATTGTAAAAGCCTTCCGGAAAAAGCGGGCGCAAAGGCCGGTCGATAAGACGGGAAATCAGCGTTTCGCCTTCAGAAGGACGCCCCTCACGACGAAAAAAGCCCCCTGGAATTTTGCCCGCCGCATAAGTTTTTTCAATGTAATCCACTGTCAACGGAAAAAAATCCTGACCGGGCTTTGCGCTTTTTGCACCTACTACCGTTGCTAGCACAACCGTTTCATTCATATCGACCAAGACAGCGCCGCTCGCTTGACGGGCTATTTCGCCCGTTTCAAGTCGGACCGTATGACGTCCCCATTGAAATTCTTTAACAATTTTCTTCAACATAATATTCCTTGTTTTATGTGCTGCAAAAAGCAAAATGCCTGCATCAGCAGCAAGGCTGATGCAGGCATACGATCTCAATACAGCATTTACTTACGTAGCCCTAATGCTTGGATCAGTGCTTGATAACGTTCCAGTGATTTTTTTTGCAAATATTTCAGCAAGCTGCGGCGGCGGCTTACCATTTGCAGCAAGCCTCGGCGGCTATGATGATCTTTATTGTGGGCTTTGAAATGAACGGTCAACTCATTAATACGCGCCGTCAACAAAGCAACTTGCACTTCGGGCGAACCGGTATCTTTGGCGCCACGCGCAAATTGCGCAATAACTTCAGATTTTTTTTCACCTACAATTGACATAACATTCCTTTATAAAAACAAGCGGTCGCGGAAGAAAGGCCGCGCCGTGAAAAACAATATGACTTAACCTATATAAATTTATCTGAACGACTATTATTAAGCTAAGCGCTCGCACTTTCATGAAAACATGAAGAACTAAGTATACTATGCTTTTTGTATAGTACATACTGTACAGAAAAGCGTCAGACGTTCCAACGTGAAGTTTACCGCCTCCAAGATTAACCATTTACGCTAACTTTACTGCCCCTTATTTCGGAATTTTTATGCAGATACGGTTCATTTCTAGACTTCTTTTCTCAAACTCATGGCCGTGCAAAATGCTGATGAGTATAGCGACTTTTGCTCTTGCCGCTTGCGCTACTCCATGGCAAAACGGGAAATTTGGCCCAGATGAAGCCTCTGCCATCGCAAAATTAGGCCAGCCGCGTGAAGTCTATGAGCTGCCTAATGGCAGCAAGCGCCTCATGTGGCACACACGGCCTTTCGGTGAGAAAACAACAGCCATAGACATCGATGCCGACGGTAAAATTTCTCAGGTGCGGCAAGTCTTGGCAGAATCAGAATTTGAGCAAGCACAAATTGGCTTATGGACTCGACACGATGTTTTAACCAATTTCGGCAAACCCCTAGAAATCGCTAAGTTCCCTCGCATGCAACGCGAAGTGTGGAGCTACCGTTATAGGGACAATGATGTATGGTACGTACTCTATCACTTTCATTTCGATTCAAATGGTACTTTGCGCAGCACGCAGCAAACCCCCGATCCACTGCATGATCCAGACCATCGCAATTTATTTCGCAGAATCTTTTGACGTAGCGCGCAACATCTAATAGAATTGCGGTCTTGTTGTCGGGGCGTAGCGCAGCCTGGTAGCGCATCTGATTTGGGATCAGAGGGTCGCATGTTCGAATCATGTCGCCCCGACCACATTGCAATAATACAAATATACAAATTTTTACTCTCTATATCATCTGTCCGGTACGCCAGTTTATGCAGATAATTGTACTGCTGGTGGGTTGCTTAATGCTTTTATTGCCGCTTCCAAGCCATGCTGGCCGGCGCGATGAGCATCTTGATTTGGTCAAGCAATTTATCACTCAACAACAAGCCACACCGCTTGTTGCAGACTGTGCCGCCCATGCCAGTTTTGTTGTGACTACACTGCCACTTTACA belongs to Mycoavidus sp. B2-EB and includes:
- a CDS encoding NAD+ synthase — protein: MKMRIALAQINVTVGDFVGNLKIMVAAARAAYQQGARLVVMPELALSGYPPEDLLLRPSFYVASAAALTQLASELSVFEGLHVVVGHPYRINAHQNRPLKSNVPPTDTFNAASVLRDGHVLGTYFKQELPNTEVFDERRYFATDPKPYVFELEGIRCAVLICEDIWYPTAVQKAKAAGAQIVLVPNGSPYHLGKDNLRLEIVRARIRESGLPMVYVNYVGAQDELVFDGGSFVCNAQAECVARMPQFEAGVALVEFDGVTPQPSKIAPECSLEAQVYAALVLGVRDYVEKNGFPGVLIGLSGGVDSALVLAIACDALGPERVRAVMMPSPYTAEISVIDAREMAGCLKVQYDEIAITPAFDAFRLSLAQVFDGLAADTTEENIQARIRGTLLMALSNKLGSIVLTTGNKSEMAVGYCTLYGDMAGGFAVLKDIAKTLVYRLCHYRNASDAFAFKQIIPERILTRAPSAELRPNQIDQDSLPPYEILDAIMQQYMEAGRSGADIVAAGFEPTDVARITQLIKQNEYKRRQAPIGLRVTARAFGRDWRYPITSRFSEVL
- the secG gene encoding preprotein translocase subunit SecG, with amino-acid sequence MLVLKNLIFVAQFLSALGIIGLVLLQHGKGADMGAAFGSGSSGSLFGATGAANFLSRTTAILAVIFFIATLSLTFIGSHKPQSSAGVLEGVITPAPASVGTNAGKAALPPVDASAPGQDVPK
- the tpiA gene encoding triose-phosphate isomerase encodes the protein MELLESKNKLIVGNWKMHGRLAGNALLFNALAAGAAKLDASVRTAVCVPFPYLAQAQTLLQQSCVTWGAQDLSLHLSGAYTGEVAGSMVAEFGARWVIVGHSERRLYHQESNQHVVLKAKRALEVGLTPIICVGETLAEREAGQTEQVLGQQLQAVLTALTVAQAERMVLAYEPVWAIGTGKSASVQEVSSVHLFLRRVLAAVDAKLAHVTVLYGGSMKPDNARALLAEPGVDGGLVGGASLQAEDFFAICKAAQA
- a CDS encoding NAD(P)H-quinone oxidoreductase, with amino-acid sequence MQAIAITAYGAPQVLQPVAYKRPVLQPGEGLIRVSAAGVNRPDLLQRVGHYAPPPGASVLPGLEVAGELVEGDWQHADNRWRLKKGDRVCALLQGGGYAEFAAAPLAQCLPVPAGWSELEAASLPETYFTVWSNLFDRAQLGATERGQDETLLVQGGSSGIGVAAIQLAHALGHRVFATAGSAAKCLACESLGAERAINYKTEDFVAVTAALTDGRGVDVILDMVGGDYIARELKALAQDGRLALIAFLGGAKANLNLAEILTKRLTLTGSTLRARSTHFKAHIAAQLKERVWPLLEAGKIRPVIDRVFPMTEAASAHAWMEEGRHIGKIMLAW
- the pnp gene encoding polyribonucleotide nucleotidyltransferase, whose product is MLKKIVKEFQWGRHTVRLETGEIARQASGAVLVDMNETVVLATVVGAKSAKPGQDFFPLTVDYIEKTYAAGKIPGGFFRREGRPSEGETLISRLIDRPLRPLFPEGFYNEVQVVVHVLSVNPEVPTDIPALLGASAALAISGIPFNGPVGAARVALIEGQYVLNPSFSELKTSQLELVVAGTERAVLMVESEADQLSEEVMLGAVMFGHEQMQTAIDAIYDLVREGGQPEWDWQAAPKNEVLSNRVSALALNPLQAAYQIRQKSLRSERVQAIYKEVNQQLVEEALAAGMSAPDEVAIGHILFELEAQIVRGQILSGEPRIDGRDTRTVRPISIRTGVLPRTHGSALFTRGETQALVVATLGTKNDEQMIDAITGEYRDRFMLHYNMPPFATGETGRVGTPKRREIGHGRLAKRALIACLPDEKEFGYTIRVVSEITESNGSSSMASVCGGSLALMDAGVPLKTHVAGIAMGLILEANRFAVLTDILGDEDHLGDMDFKVAGTEAGITALQMDIKIAGITKEIMQVALAQAKEGRLHILGEMKGAVSGARTELSSFAPRMVTLKINPDKIRDVIGKGGSVIRALTEETGTTIDISEDGVVTIASANSEGIAEAKRRIENITVDVTVGQVYEGTVLKLLDFGAIVNILPGRDGLLHISEIANERIKEVSDHLKEGQVVEVKVIQTDEKGRVRLSAKAVINDRNPVMEHASPTLEPMDPIR
- the rpsO gene encoding 30S ribosomal protein S15, encoding MSIVGEKKSEVIAQFARGAKDTGSPEVQVALLTARINELTVHFKAHNKDHHSRRGLLQMVSRRRSLLKYLQKKSLERYQALIQALGLRK